In a single window of the Planctomycetia bacterium genome:
- the phoU gene encoding phosphate signaling complex protein PhoU, with translation MRRLDQEISGLTRRLVEMGDLAESMIDMAVKGLIKLDHNVLNDVLVKEDALDRMQVEIDDEVVRILALYGPLAIDLRFVLMVSKVNTELERIGDQAVNIGEYVQLLNAHPDSASLRDYPQMAKLARMMLRDALQAFYERDALKAKEVMANDDLVDALNDTILRERLAEEPDDLANSIALILIARSLERVADQATNICEEVIYMVEGRDIRHTGFGHDLG, from the coding sequence ATGAGACGATTGGATCAGGAGATTTCGGGACTGACGCGGCGCCTGGTCGAGATGGGGGACCTGGCCGAGTCGATGATCGACATGGCCGTCAAAGGGCTCATTAAGCTCGACCACAACGTGCTGAACGACGTGCTGGTCAAAGAAGACGCCCTCGATCGGATGCAAGTGGAGATCGACGACGAAGTGGTGCGCATCCTGGCGCTCTATGGCCCGTTGGCGATCGACCTGCGGTTCGTGCTGATGGTCTCCAAGGTCAACACCGAGTTGGAGCGGATCGGCGACCAAGCGGTCAACATCGGCGAGTACGTTCAACTGCTGAACGCGCATCCGGATTCCGCTTCGTTGCGCGACTACCCGCAAATGGCCAAGCTGGCGCGGATGATGTTGCGCGACGCCCTGCAGGCGTTCTACGAGCGCGACGCTCTCAAGGCCAAGGAAGTCATGGCCAACGACGACCTGGTCGACGCGCTCAACGACACCATCCTCCGCGAACGCCTGGCCGAGGAGCCGGACGACCTGGCGAATTCCATCGCACTCATTCTCATCGCCCGCTCGCTGGAACGCGTGGCCGACCAGGCCACGAACATCTGCGAAGAGGTCATCTACATGGTCGAAGGCCGAGACATCCGCCACACCGGCTTCGGGCACGATCTGGGCTAA